CGCCTCCCGCTTTTACGGCCGCCTTTTCCAGCAGCCGCCAGCCCGGCGTGGTCTTGCGGGTGTCCCAAATCTGCACCGCATGCGGTTTCACCGCCTCCACATAGCGGCGCGCCTGCGTGGCCACCCCTGAAAGGCGCTGTAGGAAATTCAGCGCCGTGCGCTCCGCCGTGAGGATTCCGCGTGTGGGGCCGCTGATCTCCAGCAGCACATCGCCAGGGAAAAAGGCTGCACCATCTTGCATCAAGGGCGTGACAAGAATGCGCGGGTCAATTTCCTGAAACACCCTCAAGGCCACCTCCATGCCTGCCACCACCCCGGGTTCACGCGCCGCGATCCGTGCCCGGGCCGTGGATTCGGCTGGTACGAAGTAAGTGGCCGTGAGATCTCCGCTGCCCACATCTTCGGCAATGGCGGCGCGGATGAGCTGTTCTGTGCTGGCTTCCATGGAGGTGTCTATATAAGAGGGTTACTTCTTCGGCAGCGCACGGGTGGCTCCCACTGAGATCCCGCCATCCACCAACAGGAGTTGCCCGGTGACGTAGCGGCTTTCTTCCGCCGCGAGGAAAAGCAGCGGCCCTTCCAGATCATCCATGGCACCCGGGCGGCCCAGGGGGATTCGCTCCGTCAGGTATTCCACCCAGCCTGCATCTTCATACATCACCCGGTTCTGCGAAGTCTTGAACCAACCTGGAGCCAGCACATTCACCGTGATCCCGTCTTTGCCCCAGTCATGCGCCAGAC
The Prosthecobacter algae genome window above contains:
- the nadC gene encoding carboxylating nicotinate-nucleotide diphosphorylase, with product MEASTEQLIRAAIAEDVGSGDLTATYFVPAESTARARIAAREPGVVAGMEVALRVFQEIDPRILVTPLMQDGAAFFPGDVLLEISGPTRGILTAERTALNFLQRLSGVATQARRYVEAVKPHAVQIWDTRKTTPGWRLLEKAAVKAGGGTNHRMGLYDHVMVKDNHLAAHGTLAELQSAIDRVRAERPGTRIQLEADNLEQVAGFLTLRGVDMLLLDNMGAERLREAVALNAGRLWLEASGGITLETIRDIAATGVNAISVGALTHSARALDLGLDFM